Genomic window (Kangiella profundi):
AAAGGTGAAATCGTTGATGGTAGTCGTAAAGAAGGTGTTATCGGTGGTGACAGCACAGCACGCCTAATCCAGAAAGCACGTCTTGATGACAAAGTAAAAGCTATTGTACTTCGTGTTGATAGCCCAGGGGGCAGCGCCTTTGCTTCAGAAGTGATTCGTAGCGAGCTTGAGCGTGCGCAGAATGAAGGCAAAGTTGTGGTTGCTTCAATGGGTGGTGTTGCAGCATCTGGTGGCTACTGGATTTCAGCTACTTCCGATGAAATCTGGGCTCACCCTACTACCATCACTGGTTCTATCGGTATCTTCGGTATGATTCCAACCTTTGAAGAACCATTAAACAAGCTAGGCGTTCACCGCGATGGTGTTGGTACAACTAAGTGGACATTAGCATTCGATCCGATGGATGGTATTTCACCTGAGTTTGGCCAGCTTATTCAACGTAGCATTGAGCGTGGTTATGACCGCTTCCTTAGCCTGGTAGCAGAAGGTCGTAACATGACTAAAGAAGAAGTGGATCAAATCGCACAGGGCCGCGTCTGGTCAGGTGAAGATGCACACCGTCTAGGTTTGGTGGACCAACTAGGTGATCTGGAAGATGCCATTGAATCAGCTGCCAAGCTAGCAAACATTGGTGATGATTATGCAGTAAAATTCATCAAGCGTGAGTTGAGTGCTGAAGAAATCTTTATCCGTAACTTGCTGGAGAATGCAAAAGCTGAAGGTAAGCTTGATGCAGTTATTGCTCAGCTTAACAACGGTGAAACAGACATCATTGGTCACGTTCTAGGTCGCGCCCAAAAGATAGTCAATATCTTCAACAACTTTAACGATCCTAACCACGTCTACGCACACTGTATGTGTGTTGGCGAATAACCTACTCGGTTAGCAAATAAAAAAGGCGCTATTGATTAGCGCCTTTTTTTATTTCTTACTTGCCGAAATACTACAGGCACAAAAAAAGCAGCCAAAGGCTGCTTTATAAAATAGTGGCGGAGCGGACGGGACTATCAATTACATCCCTGTAATTGACCGCTTCGTGGCCGTTGCCGCTAAGCGTCAACGTTCAAAATCGTTCCAGACGATTTTGTCGAACACCGCTCGCGGGTTCTCGTCCCTGTTAAATTTGGTAAAAAAAAAGCCTGCTCGAAAGCAGGCTTTTGATATAGTGGCGGAGCGGACGGGACTCGAACCCGCGACCCCCGGCGTGACAGGCCGGTATTCTAACCAGCTGAACTACCGCTCCGCAGTATTTGTTAATTCTCAAAGAGTCTTAACAGGTGTTTCGCTGGTGACCTCATCGGTCGACGGAGCGCATATTACTTTCGTTCTTAGGGTAGGTCAACAACTTTTTTATAAAAATATTTAACTTTTTAAAAATCCGTTTAAATGCTGTGCAAATTGGTTATATTTCAGTCGGATAGCGGGATCCAGGAGATAATTCTATCCTCAACTTCCTCCGCCGTTAACTTGGTTTCGGAGATGACTTTACCTTTAATACTATGTCCCTTTTTATGCACCAATTCTTTATCGCCTGAGATTAAGTAGTGCCAGCTTGGTAGATCCTTACCCTCCGCCACCAACCGGTAAGCGCAAGTATTGGGTAGCCAGAAATAATCACCGATGGTTTCTGCGGTCAGTTGAACGCAATCTGGGACTTTTGAAGTTCTATTTTGATAATCCGTGCAGTAAAGAGATTCTGTGTCTAGCAAACGGCAGGAAACATCGGTTTGCATCAGCAAGTTATCATCATCGTCAATAAACTGAACACAGCAGCATTTGGCGCAGCCATCGCACAAAGACTCCCACTGTTCATGGGTCATATCTTTTAAGGCTGTGGTGAGCCAAAACTTACCGGTCATGGTTACTTCTTGCCAGCAATAAGCTGTGCAATTTCCTCTTCACTGGGAGGCATTTGCAAGAAGTACCCCTCTTCTTCCAGCTTTGCTTTAACTTCGCTGATATCGCAAAGAGCAAGTGTTTCTCGCTTTTCTAAATCAAGGTGCATAACCAGTTCAGGCGTACCCCAAACTTGGATTAGCCCTTCCGGTAAGTCTTCAAACTTACTGTCATAGGGAATATAGAGATAGGTGTCTGGCTTCTTGGCACTTTTGTAAATACTGCACATCATAATGAGGTTCTCACAAACTTTTACTTTTTAAATAAATTCCTGCATCGCTTTTTTAAAAGGCTGTTCGAGCAGGTTTTGACGCCAGCTATTCCAAAACCTATTCGGTCTGCCCTTATAGCCTAGCGTCATCTTTATATAATACTCAATAAGTCGACGATTACATAAAGCTTCGGCAGGAATATTATGCTGCTTACTGACGTTTTCAACTTGTTCCTTTAATGCTGCAAACATTTTTTTGCTTTTAAGAATTTTATGAAACGGTTGTAATGGTTCTGGCCACTGCTCTTTATCAGTCCTATCGGCCAGCTCTATTTGGCGTATTAATTCAGCACCATATCGTCTAATACTGCCACGGTTACAGCCCATGGATAGCAGGTCACTGATACTGGTCTTTTCCTTCTGGCATACCTCAATCAAATGGTGATCTCTGAATACAAAAGTCTTAGGTATATTGTTGTCGCGGGCTAGCATCTCGCGCCATTGGGCCAATCTTTGCAAACGATTGAGCTGGAACCGATTCAGTCTGAAAGCACCCTTCACTTTTAGATAACTTTCTGAGTAATCATCAGCTTGAATGATGGCTGCAAACATACTGTTTACATCTTCAATCACACATTCAAACAAACCCTTTTCCAAAAGACTATCGCGTAACCGGTAATAAACCGGCAATAAATATTGAACATCCTGGGCAGCGTAAACTTTTTGTTCTTGAGAGAGCGGTCGTTGTAACCAGTCAGTTTTAGTATGCTCTTTATCCAGTACGATGCTTAGAAAATGTTCGACGATATTCCCATAACCAACACTCAGTCCAATGCCATCAATTGAGGCGGCAATCTGGGTATCAAAGACTTGATTAAACTCGAAGCCATATTGGTGATAAAGCGCTTCCAGATCTTCGCTGCAGCTATGAAAGGCTTTAACAATCGAAGTTGAATTGAATATTTCTTCTAATGCAGAAATATCTTCAAATGCTAATGGGTCGATCAAATAGATCTCCTGCCCATCATAAATTTGAATTAACGCCAGTCGGTGGAAATAGGTATTGGTTCGGTCGAACTCTGTGTCTACGGTAATGACATCAAGCTCACGCCATGACTGACAAAGTTCTTCTAATCGCTCAGAAGAAAGCACAGTTTCTACATGAACTGAATCTTGATGTTGGTCTAAATGAAATCGTGCCAATTAATGTGCTCCTGGCGCTCATTTATGAGCGCCATAGGATAGAATTATTTGCGAAGTTCTTTGCGAAGAATTTTGCCCACATTACTTTTTGGCAGTTCCTCGCGGAATTCAACAACTTTGGGAATTTTGTAACCGGTCAAATGTTCACGGGTATGTTTGATGACATCTTCTTCAGTGAGTGTGCTGTCTTTTTTAACCACTACAACTTTAACCACCTCACCTTTAACTTCATCCGGCTCGCCAATAGCAGCAACTTCCAAAACCCCCGGATGTAATGCCACAACGTCCTCAATTTCATTAGGGTAAACATTAAAGCCTGATACCAGAATCATGTCTTTCTTACGGTCTACGATTCGTAAATACCCTTCTTCGTCGATAGTGGCCATATCGCCTGTCGCCAACCAGCCGTCATCTTTTAAGACTTCAGCGGTTTCTTTCGGACGATTGAGATACCCTTTCATGACTTGCGGGCCCTTGACCCAAAGCTCGCCTGGCTGACCAATCTCAACCAGATTGCCGTCTTCATCACGAATCTCGACATCTGTAGAAGGTAGCGGTAAACCAATGGTTCCATTGTAAGATTCAAGATCTAAAGGGTTCATGCTGACAACAGGTGATGTTTCAGTTAAGCCATAACCTTCAAGCAGCGGTGTTTTTGTTAATTCCTGCCATCTTTCAGCTACTGACTTCTGCACAGCCATTCCACCGCCAACAGATAACTTTAGCTGACTAAAATCCAGTTCACGGAATGCAGGTGTATTAAGCAGACCATTAAATAGCGTATTAACGCCAGTCATCGCAGTAAATGGATATTTTTTCAGGGTCTTACAAAAACCCTTCATATCACGTGGATTGGTGATATAGATGTTATGGC
Coding sequences:
- a CDS encoding ribonuclease D; protein product: MARFHLDQHQDSVHVETVLSSERLEELCQSWRELDVITVDTEFDRTNTYFHRLALIQIYDGQEIYLIDPLAFEDISALEEIFNSTSIVKAFHSCSEDLEALYHQYGFEFNQVFDTQIAASIDGIGLSVGYGNIVEHFLSIVLDKEHTKTDWLQRPLSQEQKVYAAQDVQYLLPVYYRLRDSLLEKGLFECVIEDVNSMFAAIIQADDYSESYLKVKGAFRLNRFQLNRLQRLAQWREMLARDNNIPKTFVFRDHHLIEVCQKEKTSISDLLSMGCNRGSIRRYGAELIRQIELADRTDKEQWPEPLQPFHKILKSKKMFAALKEQVENVSKQHNIPAEALCNRRLIEYYIKMTLGYKGRPNRFWNSWRQNLLEQPFKKAMQEFI
- a CDS encoding YcgN family cysteine cluster protein, translating into MTGKFWLTTALKDMTHEQWESLCDGCAKCCCVQFIDDDDNLLMQTDVSCRLLDTESLYCTDYQNRTSKVPDCVQLTAETIGDYFWLPNTCAYRLVAEGKDLPSWHYLISGDKELVHKKGHSIKGKVISETKLTAEEVEDRIISWIPLSD
- a CDS encoding YcgL domain-containing protein, with translation MMCSIYKSAKKPDTYLYIPYDSKFEDLPEGLIQVWGTPELVMHLDLEKRETLALCDISEVKAKLEEEGYFLQMPPSEEEIAQLIAGKK
- the fadD gene encoding long-chain-fatty-acid--CoA ligase FadD; the encoded protein is MEKIWLKQYPKAVQETIDPEQYSSLMAMFDESVEKFGDRPAVTNLGVTLTYRELDQKARDFASYLQNELGLQKGDKLALMMPNLLQYPVCLFGAFRAGLAVVNVNPLYTPRELEHQLNDSEANAIVILANFGDTLEKVAHKTNLKHIIVTQVGDMCSKPKRFIVNFVVKYFKKMVPNFNLEQSHSFVDAMQKGAEQDVNPVELTSDDTAFLQYTGGTTGVSKGAILTHRNMVANVLQTHAWMGPFLNEGKETIITALPLYHIFSLCVNCLLFAKAGGHNIYITNPRDMKGFCKTLKKYPFTAMTGVNTLFNGLLNTPAFRELDFSQLKLSVGGGMAVQKSVAERWQELTKTPLLEGYGLTETSPVVSMNPLDLESYNGTIGLPLPSTDVEIRDEDGNLVEIGQPGELWVKGPQVMKGYLNRPKETAEVLKDDGWLATGDMATIDEEGYLRIVDRKKDMILVSGFNVYPNEIEDVVALHPGVLEVAAIGEPDEVKGEVVKVVVVKKDSTLTEEDVIKHTREHLTGYKIPKVVEFREELPKSNVGKILRKELRK